The Marinobacter szutsaonensis sequence CCCGAGGGCCAGTACCACCGCAATCGGGTACATGAAGGGGCCGCCTTCCTGAAAAAAACGAACGATTGTTTCCAGCATTGTTGTTCTCCCGTTTTTACTGCTCGGTTAAGGCTGAATGCCTTGTGGGTCCAGGGTCATGGGGTCCAGGATGTTCCGGAACCTGCGATGGCGTTCCTCCGCCATGGGATCGACGGGCTGCTCCAGTTCCGGGGCCCGGTCTTCGAGTTCTGCCCGGGGCCTGCGAGGCAGGCTCGGCGGTTGCCAGGGCAGAATGAAAAGAATTCGGGGTTCATCCTCGCCGGTGGTGGCGGATATACCGGCAATCTCCAGGGTTGCGCGCTCTTTCTCCGGCGTTGTGTTTTCCCCGGCGAGAGCAGTGGCGGCGAACACGATCAGAAAAACCAGCGCTTTGGCCCGGTCGGCAATCCGATTCATCACTGGAGCCTCCTTTCAAGATCCGCAATCCACCCTTCCACTTCGGCGTCTTCCTCATTGACCAGGTCCTGGTATGCCCGGTAATGGGTCAGCGCCTTGTCCAGTTCCAGCAGATAGAGTTCCGAGATCACCGCCAGGTTGTAATGCAACTCGGCTACCCCGGGGGACCTGGTCACACCCTGCTCCAGCAAGTCCGCCGCCTCCGCGAACCGGTCCTGCTCTTTCAGGGCCAGGGCCAGATTGTTGACCGCCACCGGGTCTTCCGGGTTGAGGGCTACGGCCTGACGCCAGGCCTCAACGGCCGCCTCCCGGTCACCCTGTTCC is a genomic window containing:
- a CDS encoding tetratricopeptide repeat protein, with the translated sequence MMPDFRLYRLLGLLGVLWLSGCAGPAVEPQIAEPEINPALAAEHAWRAMSAWEQGDREAAVEAWRQAVALNPEDPVAVNNLALALKEQDRFAEAADLLEQGVTRSPGVAELHYNLAVISELYLLELDKALTHYRAYQDLVNEEDAEVEGWIADLERRLQ